In Dermacentor variabilis isolate Ectoservices chromosome 7, ASM5094787v1, whole genome shotgun sequence, a genomic segment contains:
- the LOC142587687 gene encoding uncharacterized protein LOC142587687 isoform X1: protein MPSHQKTSYQTRHVRTASLVQLSPLPYVGPIPGGVLSIGTLIRIQGTPHHSARCFAVNLQCGPNVHPRDDIALHLSPVFSPPPRIVRNSIQAQQWGPEESHGDPFPLVAGQSFELLVLVEHDQYKIAINGKHYTEFWHRIPIQRVTHLTMDGDTTISLVQFEGIPSMPLGPGMPMPMPVAPPSGRVSPYGDTRFGAPYPPQAGYPPPPGGGYYPPTAGMQPAYPGGGGYPAHGPGVQYVPYPADQKHSSGLGTGLGAGLAAGAAALAGSSLLKHGMGHKKGFVPAVAGAALGSGLHHKSHGYKPKSSMPLPIGAGTLGTGLAVGATALAGAALAKKLKPKKMFKHKHKHGWKGWSSSSSSSSSSEEE, encoded by the exons CCCCTCCCTTACGTTGGACCCATTCCGGGAGGTGTGCTCTCCATTGGCACCCTCATTCGCATCCAGGGAACGCCTCACCACTCTGCAAGATG CTTCGCCGTCAACCTGCAGTGCGGGCCCAATGTGCACCCACGCGACGACATCGCACTTCACCTGAGTCCCGTCTTCTCGCCACCACCGCGCATTGTCCGCAACTCGATCCAAGCCCAACAGTGGGGACCCGAAGAGTCGCACGGTGACCCATTCCCGCTCGTCGCAGGCCAGAGCTTCGAGCTCTTGGTGCTCGTTGAACATGACCAGTACAAG ATTGCCATCAATGGCAAGCACTACACAGAGTTCTGGCACCGCATTCCGATTCAGCGAGTCACTCACCTCACCATGGACGGTGACACGACTATCAGCTTGGTTCAGTTCGAGGGAATCCCATCG ATGCCACTAGGACCCGGCATGCCCATGCCCATGCCAGTGGCACCTCCGTCTGGCCGGGTGTCTCCCTATGGTGACACAAGGTTCGGCGCACCGTACCCTCCGCAGGCAGGCTACCCACCTCCACCAGGTGGCGGTTACTACCCACCTACAGCTGGTATGCAGCCCGCATACCCTGGAGGGGGTGGTTACCCAGCACACGGCCCAGGAGTGCAGTACGTT CCATATCCTGCAGACCAGAAGCACAGCTCCGGCTTGGGAACTGGCTTGGGAGCCGGACTGGCAGCCGGCGCTGCTGCTCTCGCGGGCTCTTCGCTCCTCAAGCATGGGATG GGTCACAAGAAGGGCTTCGTGCCAGCTGTGGCGGGAGCCGCCCTGGGTTCGGGCCTTCATCACAAG TCTCATGGATACAAGCCCAAGTCCAGCATGCCGCTTCCCATTGGTGCTGGCACTCTCGGAACGGGACTGGCTGTCGGTGCCACAGCGCTCGCTGGTGCAGCTTTGGCAAAAAAG CTCAAGCCCAAGAAGATGTTCAAGCACAAACACAAGCACGGCTGGAAAGGGtggagcagcagcagtagcagttcGAGCTCAAGCGAAGAAGAGTGA
- the LOC142587687 gene encoding uncharacterized protein LOC142587687 isoform X4, which yields MTSPIYNPPLPYVGPIPGGVLSIGTLIRIQGTPHHSARCFAVNLQCGPNVHPRDDIALHLSPVFSPPPRIVRNSIQAQQWGPEESHGDPFPLVAGQSFELLVLVEHDQYKIAINGKHYTEFWHRIPIQRVTHLTMDGDTTISLVQFEGIPSMPLGPGMPMPMPVAPPSGRVSPYGDTRFGAPYPPQAGYPPPPGGGYYPPTAGMQPAYPGGGGYPAHGPGVQYVPYPADQKHSSGLGTGLGAGLAAGAAALAGSSLLKHGMGHKKGFVPAVAGAALGSGLHHKSHGYKPKSSMPLPIGAGTLGTGLAVGATALAGAALAKKLKPKKMFKHKHKHGWKGWSSSSSSSSSSEEE from the exons CCCCTCCCTTACGTTGGACCCATTCCGGGAGGTGTGCTCTCCATTGGCACCCTCATTCGCATCCAGGGAACGCCTCACCACTCTGCAAGATG CTTCGCCGTCAACCTGCAGTGCGGGCCCAATGTGCACCCACGCGACGACATCGCACTTCACCTGAGTCCCGTCTTCTCGCCACCACCGCGCATTGTCCGCAACTCGATCCAAGCCCAACAGTGGGGACCCGAAGAGTCGCACGGTGACCCATTCCCGCTCGTCGCAGGCCAGAGCTTCGAGCTCTTGGTGCTCGTTGAACATGACCAGTACAAG ATTGCCATCAATGGCAAGCACTACACAGAGTTCTGGCACCGCATTCCGATTCAGCGAGTCACTCACCTCACCATGGACGGTGACACGACTATCAGCTTGGTTCAGTTCGAGGGAATCCCATCG ATGCCACTAGGACCCGGCATGCCCATGCCCATGCCAGTGGCACCTCCGTCTGGCCGGGTGTCTCCCTATGGTGACACAAGGTTCGGCGCACCGTACCCTCCGCAGGCAGGCTACCCACCTCCACCAGGTGGCGGTTACTACCCACCTACAGCTGGTATGCAGCCCGCATACCCTGGAGGGGGTGGTTACCCAGCACACGGCCCAGGAGTGCAGTACGTT CCATATCCTGCAGACCAGAAGCACAGCTCCGGCTTGGGAACTGGCTTGGGAGCCGGACTGGCAGCCGGCGCTGCTGCTCTCGCGGGCTCTTCGCTCCTCAAGCATGGGATG GGTCACAAGAAGGGCTTCGTGCCAGCTGTGGCGGGAGCCGCCCTGGGTTCGGGCCTTCATCACAAG TCTCATGGATACAAGCCCAAGTCCAGCATGCCGCTTCCCATTGGTGCTGGCACTCTCGGAACGGGACTGGCTGTCGGTGCCACAGCGCTCGCTGGTGCAGCTTTGGCAAAAAAG CTCAAGCCCAAGAAGATGTTCAAGCACAAACACAAGCACGGCTGGAAAGGGtggagcagcagcagtagcagttcGAGCTCAAGCGAAGAAGAGTGA
- the LOC142587687 gene encoding uncharacterized protein LOC142587687 isoform X2 encodes MPSHQKTSYQTRHVRTASLVQLSPLPYVGPIPGGVLSIGTLIRIQGTPHHSARCFAVNLQCGPNVHPRDDIALHLSPVFSPPPRIVRNSIQAQQWGPEESHGDPFPLVAGQSFELLVLVEHDQYKIAINGKHYTEFWHRIPIQRVTHLTMDGDTTISLVQFEGIPSMPLGPGMPMPMPVAPPSGRVSPYGDTRFGAPYPPQAGYPPPPGGGYYPPTAGMQPAYPGGGGYPAHGPGVQYVPYPADQKHSSGLGTGLGAGLAAGAAALAGSSLLKHGMSHGYKPKSSMPLPIGAGTLGTGLAVGATALAGAALAKKLKPKKMFKHKHKHGWKGWSSSSSSSSSSEEE; translated from the exons CCCCTCCCTTACGTTGGACCCATTCCGGGAGGTGTGCTCTCCATTGGCACCCTCATTCGCATCCAGGGAACGCCTCACCACTCTGCAAGATG CTTCGCCGTCAACCTGCAGTGCGGGCCCAATGTGCACCCACGCGACGACATCGCACTTCACCTGAGTCCCGTCTTCTCGCCACCACCGCGCATTGTCCGCAACTCGATCCAAGCCCAACAGTGGGGACCCGAAGAGTCGCACGGTGACCCATTCCCGCTCGTCGCAGGCCAGAGCTTCGAGCTCTTGGTGCTCGTTGAACATGACCAGTACAAG ATTGCCATCAATGGCAAGCACTACACAGAGTTCTGGCACCGCATTCCGATTCAGCGAGTCACTCACCTCACCATGGACGGTGACACGACTATCAGCTTGGTTCAGTTCGAGGGAATCCCATCG ATGCCACTAGGACCCGGCATGCCCATGCCCATGCCAGTGGCACCTCCGTCTGGCCGGGTGTCTCCCTATGGTGACACAAGGTTCGGCGCACCGTACCCTCCGCAGGCAGGCTACCCACCTCCACCAGGTGGCGGTTACTACCCACCTACAGCTGGTATGCAGCCCGCATACCCTGGAGGGGGTGGTTACCCAGCACACGGCCCAGGAGTGCAGTACGTT CCATATCCTGCAGACCAGAAGCACAGCTCCGGCTTGGGAACTGGCTTGGGAGCCGGACTGGCAGCCGGCGCTGCTGCTCTCGCGGGCTCTTCGCTCCTCAAGCATGGGATG TCTCATGGATACAAGCCCAAGTCCAGCATGCCGCTTCCCATTGGTGCTGGCACTCTCGGAACGGGACTGGCTGTCGGTGCCACAGCGCTCGCTGGTGCAGCTTTGGCAAAAAAG CTCAAGCCCAAGAAGATGTTCAAGCACAAACACAAGCACGGCTGGAAAGGGtggagcagcagcagtagcagttcGAGCTCAAGCGAAGAAGAGTGA
- the LOC142587687 gene encoding uncharacterized protein LOC142587687 isoform X3: MPSHQKTSYQTRHVRTASLVQLSPLPYVGPIPGGVLSIGTLIRIQGTPHHSARCFAVNLQCGPNVHPRDDIALHLSPVFSPPPRIVRNSIQAQQWGPEESHGDPFPLVAGQSFELLVLVEHDQYKIAINGKHYTEFWHRIPIQRVTHLTMDGDTTISLVQFEGIPSMPLGPGMPMPMPVAPPSGRVSPYGDTRFGAPYPPQAGYPPPPGGGYYPPTAGMQPAYPGGGGYPAHGPGVQYVSHGYKPKSSMPLPIGAGTLGTGLAVGATALAGAALAKKLKPKKMFKHKHKHGWKGWSSSSSSSSSSEEE, from the exons CCCCTCCCTTACGTTGGACCCATTCCGGGAGGTGTGCTCTCCATTGGCACCCTCATTCGCATCCAGGGAACGCCTCACCACTCTGCAAGATG CTTCGCCGTCAACCTGCAGTGCGGGCCCAATGTGCACCCACGCGACGACATCGCACTTCACCTGAGTCCCGTCTTCTCGCCACCACCGCGCATTGTCCGCAACTCGATCCAAGCCCAACAGTGGGGACCCGAAGAGTCGCACGGTGACCCATTCCCGCTCGTCGCAGGCCAGAGCTTCGAGCTCTTGGTGCTCGTTGAACATGACCAGTACAAG ATTGCCATCAATGGCAAGCACTACACAGAGTTCTGGCACCGCATTCCGATTCAGCGAGTCACTCACCTCACCATGGACGGTGACACGACTATCAGCTTGGTTCAGTTCGAGGGAATCCCATCG ATGCCACTAGGACCCGGCATGCCCATGCCCATGCCAGTGGCACCTCCGTCTGGCCGGGTGTCTCCCTATGGTGACACAAGGTTCGGCGCACCGTACCCTCCGCAGGCAGGCTACCCACCTCCACCAGGTGGCGGTTACTACCCACCTACAGCTGGTATGCAGCCCGCATACCCTGGAGGGGGTGGTTACCCAGCACACGGCCCAGGAGTGCAGTACGTT TCTCATGGATACAAGCCCAAGTCCAGCATGCCGCTTCCCATTGGTGCTGGCACTCTCGGAACGGGACTGGCTGTCGGTGCCACAGCGCTCGCTGGTGCAGCTTTGGCAAAAAAG CTCAAGCCCAAGAAGATGTTCAAGCACAAACACAAGCACGGCTGGAAAGGGtggagcagcagcagtagcagttcGAGCTCAAGCGAAGAAGAGTGA